The following proteins are co-located in the Bacteroidota bacterium genome:
- a CDS encoding sugar phosphate isomerase/epimerase — protein MKRRSFLKQVSAATAAGALVSACQTPDEQQPITLGVGLFTLPLWMERDFEGTLKKLADIGYKELEFYGPYSFSTTSAHASWDAITPSLPFSGSGYFGKTPAEVRALLDAYGLAAPAMHTDLDTLSSNIDGLGEAAAVVGHKYAGIAAIPEELRTSLDDYKRIAERFNEIGMRLRPYGIKFLYHNHGYGLVETEGEIPMQLLLEETEPAYVAMEMDVFWTIAGKADPITYLEAYPGRYKLMHVKDMTERVVFAGDGGKPEEWIGLFDKMADAGAGVLDLKGILAAAKKSGVDHYFLERDMAPDPELTLQTSYNNLTALAV, from the coding sequence ATGAAAAGAAGGTCGTTTTTAAAACAGGTCTCAGCTGCTACGGCTGCCGGGGCGCTTGTATCTGCATGCCAAACACCAGATGAACAGCAGCCAATAACGCTTGGTGTTGGCCTGTTTACCCTGCCTTTGTGGATGGAGCGTGACTTTGAAGGGACCTTGAAAAAGCTGGCGGATATCGGGTACAAAGAACTGGAGTTTTACGGACCCTATAGCTTTAGCACTACGAGCGCCCATGCTTCATGGGATGCGATTACGCCCTCACTGCCCTTTAGTGGTAGCGGATACTTTGGCAAAACGCCGGCTGAAGTACGCGCATTATTGGATGCATACGGTTTAGCTGCACCCGCTATGCACACAGACCTCGATACACTCAGTTCGAATATCGATGGGCTTGGCGAAGCTGCTGCGGTTGTGGGGCACAAATACGCCGGCATTGCTGCCATCCCCGAAGAGCTCCGCACATCACTCGATGACTACAAGCGTATCGCTGAGCGATTCAACGAGATTGGTATGAGGCTACGGCCGTATGGCATCAAGTTTTTGTATCACAACCATGGCTACGGATTGGTAGAAACGGAAGGCGAAATTCCAATGCAGCTTCTCCTCGAAGAAACGGAGCCTGCCTATGTAGCGATGGAAATGGATGTCTTTTGGACGATAGCCGGCAAAGCTGATCCCATTACCTACCTTGAAGCCTATCCCGGTCGCTACAAACTCATGCATGTGAAAGACATGACAGAGCGCGTGGTCTTTGCCGGAGACGGCGGCAAACCCGAAGAATGGATTGGCCTCTTTGATAAAATGGCTGACGCCGGCGCCGGTGTACTTGATTTAAAAGGGATCCTTGCCGCTGCAAAGAAAAGTGGCGTTGACCATTACTTCCTGGAAAGAGATATGGCTCCAGACCCGGAATTGACCTTGCAGACCAGCTACAACAACCTTACCGCGCTTGCCGTATAG